One Kitasatospora sp. NBC_01287 DNA window includes the following coding sequences:
- a CDS encoding glycosyltransferase family 39 protein produces MPAETSTPARPAVLAARISERIRTGYWTRLVPVLAVLATLTHIPSFLRPVWSPDEGYLATQARMLADGGVLYDTVVDRKPPLLPWLYEACFSVFGSLSLWPLRTLAIVAHVVTAVLLASIARGRWGNRAGGAAGVLYLMLSIGLSPEDTQAATFEVFMLPAMVAAFRYAERRRWLAAGIAVALCSLTKQTGGAVLLPVLWMLFQDARLRSVPWRSALAKLGLGTALPIVLVAVILTKPKGFLFWVVTGSGDYASLNGDWLQMLGRALGNSAILLAAGLGFLFPLGHRLWMRYRTGRALPTRGESHGSAADLWVWLFSSVVAVATGFHFFGHYYLQLMPPLVLLGVGAVSVSAVRWKPVLVYSAVACTAFWSLAVAWPGEQMSQNNQVATAVAERSTPKDTVLVWGMHPELYWLSDRKPATRYLTAGFLTNFSGGKGGADVGEQYSVPDAWQTFDKELSNGLPAVVVDDSGSAPYQPSQVPAIENLLDTHYQVVGAYGDAMVYRLKK; encoded by the coding sequence GTGCCTGCCGAGACCTCGACCCCCGCGCGCCCCGCCGTGCTCGCCGCGCGGATCTCCGAGCGCATCCGCACGGGGTACTGGACCAGGCTGGTCCCGGTGCTGGCCGTGCTCGCGACGCTGACCCACATCCCCTCCTTCCTGCGGCCGGTGTGGAGCCCCGACGAGGGCTACCTGGCCACCCAGGCCCGGATGCTCGCCGACGGCGGCGTGCTCTACGACACCGTGGTGGACCGCAAGCCGCCGCTGCTGCCCTGGCTCTACGAGGCCTGCTTCTCGGTCTTCGGCTCCCTCTCGCTCTGGCCGCTGCGCACCCTGGCGATCGTGGCGCACGTGGTCACCGCCGTGCTGCTGGCCTCGATCGCGCGCGGCCGCTGGGGCAACCGGGCGGGCGGCGCGGCCGGAGTGCTCTACCTGATGCTCTCCATCGGGCTCTCCCCCGAGGACACCCAGGCGGCGACCTTCGAGGTCTTCATGCTGCCCGCGATGGTGGCCGCCTTCCGCTACGCCGAGCGGCGGCGCTGGCTGGCCGCCGGGATCGCGGTGGCGCTCTGCTCGCTCACCAAGCAGACCGGCGGCGCGGTCCTGCTGCCGGTGCTCTGGATGCTCTTCCAGGACGCCAGGCTGCGCTCGGTGCCCTGGCGCAGCGCGCTCGCCAAGCTCGGCCTGGGCACCGCGCTGCCGATAGTCCTGGTCGCGGTGATCCTCACCAAGCCCAAGGGCTTCCTCTTCTGGGTGGTCACCGGCAGCGGCGACTACGCCTCGCTGAACGGCGACTGGCTGCAGATGCTCGGCCGGGCGCTGGGCAACTCGGCGATCCTGCTGGCGGCGGGCCTGGGCTTCCTCTTCCCGCTCGGCCACCGGCTCTGGATGCGCTACCGCACCGGGCGGGCGCTGCCCACCCGCGGCGAGTCGCACGGGTCGGCCGCCGACCTGTGGGTCTGGCTCTTCTCCTCGGTGGTCGCGGTGGCCACCGGCTTCCACTTCTTCGGCCACTACTACCTGCAGCTGATGCCGCCGCTGGTGCTGCTCGGGGTCGGCGCGGTCTCGGTCTCGGCGGTCCGCTGGAAACCGGTGCTGGTCTACAGCGCGGTCGCCTGCACCGCCTTCTGGTCGCTCGCGGTGGCGTGGCCGGGCGAGCAGATGAGCCAGAACAACCAGGTGGCCACCGCGGTGGCCGAGCGCAGCACGCCCAAGGACACCGTGCTGGTCTGGGGCATGCACCCCGAGCTCTACTGGCTCTCCGACCGCAAGCCCGCCACCCGCTACCTGACCGCCGGCTTCCTGACCAACTTCAGCGGCGGCAAGGGGGGCGCGGACGTCGGCGAGCAGTACAGCGTGCCGGACGCCTGGCAGACCTTCGACAAGGAGCTGAGCAACGGCCTGCCCGCCGTGGTGGTCGACGACTCCGGCAGCGCCCCGTACCAGCCCTCCCAGGTGCCCGCGATCGAGAACCTGCTGGACACCCACTACCAGGTGGTGGGCGCCTACGGCGACGCCATGGTCTACCGCCTCAAGAAGTGA
- a CDS encoding PQQ-binding-like beta-propeller repeat protein: protein MAGDQPSAGFGSQDPAGGQGGVPPRPGVDPAAVADQMTQLDGSAIPAQAAPPGAPVTPGAAPGAPGLSYQPTAPAFPAQGTPPPPGAPVGPYDPQPSYGYPQQAPPAPAYGAQQGGYPPPPQTGYPAPPQFGQQQPGPAYGGFPGPGPVQPPSPPVKQRNPVMVFGAVAGSVLAVAIVIGLVVLFTGNTPKNNTSGGTTGGGGGGGGTSTTGQLAVSWNVPKADGSTTDLRTLGDWVTDKLVIRGDSTALTAYNLSDGKVAWTLKAPDGTKAFCSMSKAVNKNNIGGVSFNLGDDDCAAVGAIDATTGRLIYKVGSPLSSKSFGTQVTVTDTTLAAASGSLLAGYNLTDGSNVWSYKDRGQYCSDNADAADTVVVVSDYCSDTDTKQALLVLDANTGKTTQSFSLGDNERLTNIVSAKPLVVQISNGYDNDYFVGVDSSGNAEAKIPLKTTGEDRLQLSAYSDPMTKSLVLGNTLYVEVDNSGKTSIRAIDLVGGKTLWTVDGGAQSGLRLVDKTSTSTPTAIAMNGYGKGAQVVTLSPTDGSVTQVESFSSKSSDDSFLTFQDSQVLLSDAGPVLTIPQLPVDSTITMYTKH from the coding sequence ATGGCAGGGGATCAGCCCAGTGCGGGCTTCGGGTCGCAGGACCCGGCAGGCGGGCAGGGCGGCGTACCGCCGCGGCCGGGAGTCGACCCGGCGGCGGTCGCGGACCAGATGACGCAGCTCGACGGCTCGGCGATCCCCGCCCAGGCGGCACCGCCGGGCGCACCCGTGACCCCGGGGGCAGCGCCGGGCGCTCCCGGCCTGAGCTACCAGCCGACCGCCCCCGCCTTCCCCGCGCAGGGCACCCCGCCGCCGCCCGGCGCGCCGGTCGGCCCCTACGACCCGCAGCCCTCCTACGGCTACCCGCAGCAGGCGCCGCCCGCTCCGGCCTACGGCGCCCAGCAGGGCGGCTACCCCCCGCCGCCGCAGACCGGCTACCCGGCCCCGCCGCAGTTCGGGCAGCAGCAGCCCGGCCCGGCCTACGGCGGCTTCCCCGGCCCCGGCCCGGTCCAGCCCCCCTCGCCACCGGTCAAGCAGCGCAACCCGGTGATGGTCTTCGGCGCGGTCGCCGGCAGCGTGCTGGCGGTCGCCATCGTGATCGGCCTGGTGGTGCTGTTCACCGGCAACACGCCGAAGAACAACACCTCCGGCGGCACCACCGGCGGCGGGGGCGGGGGCGGCGGCACCAGCACCACCGGGCAGCTCGCCGTCTCCTGGAACGTGCCGAAGGCCGACGGCAGCACCACCGACCTGCGCACCCTGGGCGACTGGGTCACCGACAAGCTGGTCATCCGCGGCGACTCCACCGCGCTGACCGCCTACAACCTGAGCGACGGCAAGGTGGCCTGGACGCTGAAGGCGCCGGACGGCACCAAGGCCTTCTGCAGCATGTCCAAGGCCGTCAACAAGAACAACATCGGCGGCGTCAGCTTCAACCTCGGCGACGACGACTGCGCGGCGGTCGGCGCGATCGACGCCACCACGGGGCGCCTGATCTACAAGGTCGGCTCGCCGCTGAGCAGCAAGAGCTTCGGCACCCAGGTCACCGTGACCGACACCACGCTGGCCGCCGCCAGCGGCTCGCTGCTGGCGGGCTACAACCTGACCGACGGCTCGAACGTCTGGTCCTACAAGGACCGCGGCCAGTACTGCTCGGACAACGCGGACGCCGCCGACACCGTCGTGGTGGTCAGCGACTACTGCTCGGACACCGACACCAAGCAGGCCCTGCTGGTGCTGGACGCCAACACCGGCAAGACCACCCAGTCCTTCAGCCTGGGCGACAACGAGCGGCTCACCAACATCGTCTCGGCCAAGCCGCTGGTGGTGCAGATCTCCAACGGCTACGACAACGACTACTTCGTCGGCGTCGACTCCTCCGGCAACGCCGAGGCCAAGATCCCGCTGAAGACCACCGGCGAGGACCGGCTGCAGCTCTCCGCCTACTCCGACCCGATGACCAAGAGCCTGGTGCTCGGCAACACCCTCTACGTCGAGGTGGACAACAGCGGCAAGACCTCGATCCGGGCCATCGACCTGGTCGGCGGCAAGACCCTGTGGACCGTCGACGGCGGCGCCCAGAGCGGCCTGCGGCTGGTGGACAAGACCTCCACCAGCACGCCGACCGCGATCGCCATGAACGGCTACGGCAAGGGCGCCCAGGTGGTCACGCTCAGCCCCACCGACGGCAGCGTGACCCAGGTCGAGAGCTTCAGCAGCAAGTCCAGCGACGACAGCTTCCTCACCTTCCAGGACTCGCAGGTGCTGCTCTCGGACGCCGGTCCGGTGCTGACCATCCCGCAGCTGCCGGTGGACTCCACCATCACGATGTACACGAAGCACTGA
- a CDS encoding ATP-binding cassette domain-containing protein: MVQTDIPVLALRGVSKRFGAVQVLTDVELEVHAGQVVALVGDNGAGKSTLVKTIAGVHPIDEGVIEWAGRPVHLNRPQDAQALGVATVYQDLALCDNLDVVANLFLGRELTRGGRLDEVAMEKRAKELLDTLSIRIPSVRIPVAALSGGQRQVVAIARALIGDPKVVILDEPTAALGVEQTAQVLDLVERLRDRGLGVILISHNMADVRAVADQVAVLRLGRNNGVFPVAGTSHETIISAITGATDNAVTRRQARVADATVKAGAEATK, from the coding sequence ATGGTTCAGACAGACATACCCGTTCTCGCCCTGCGCGGCGTCTCCAAGCGGTTCGGCGCCGTCCAGGTGCTGACCGACGTGGAGTTGGAGGTGCACGCCGGCCAGGTGGTCGCCCTGGTCGGCGACAACGGCGCCGGCAAGTCCACCCTGGTCAAGACGATCGCCGGGGTGCACCCGATCGACGAGGGCGTCATCGAGTGGGCCGGCCGTCCGGTGCACCTGAACCGTCCGCAGGACGCCCAGGCGCTGGGCGTCGCGACGGTCTACCAGGACCTCGCGCTCTGCGACAACCTCGACGTGGTCGCCAACCTCTTCCTCGGCCGCGAGCTGACCCGCGGCGGCCGGCTCGACGAGGTGGCGATGGAGAAGCGCGCCAAGGAACTGCTCGACACGCTCTCGATCCGGATCCCCAGTGTGCGGATCCCGGTCGCCGCGCTCTCCGGCGGCCAGCGCCAGGTGGTCGCCATCGCCCGCGCGCTGATCGGCGACCCGAAGGTCGTGATCCTGGACGAGCCGACCGCCGCCCTCGGCGTCGAGCAGACCGCCCAGGTGCTCGACCTGGTCGAGCGGCTCCGCGACCGGGGCCTGGGCGTGATCCTGATCAGCCACAACATGGCGGACGTGCGCGCGGTCGCCGACCAGGTCGCGGTGCTGCGGCTGGGCCGCAACAACGGCGTCTTCCCGGTCGCCGGCACCAGCCACGAGACGATCATCTCGGCCATCACCGGCGCCACCGACAACGCGGTGACCCGCCGTCAGGCCCGCGTCGCCGACGCGACCGTCAAGGCCGGCGCGGAGGCGACCAAGTGA
- the dxs gene encoding 1-deoxy-D-xylulose-5-phosphate synthase, giving the protein MPLLTRIRGPRDLDRLSPGQLAALAEEIRGFLIEEVAKTGGHLGPNLGVVELTIALHRVFDSPRERILFDTGHQSYVHKLLTGRQDFSRLKMKGGLSGYPSRAESEHDVIENSHASTVLGYADGIAKANQLRGLTDCPVVAVTGDGALTGGMAWEALNNIADGRDRPVVIVVNDNERSYSPTIGGLANHLTTLRTTQGYERFLTWGRDTLQRTPVLGQPLAGALHGAKKGLKDFIAPQGMFEDLGLKYLGPIDGHDITALESALRKARGFGGPVIVHCITEKGRGYHAALQNDEDRFHAVGVIDPDTGRPVKSSSKDWTSVFGEEMVALGREREDIVAITAAMLHPVGLADFAKAFPKRTFDVGIAEQHAAVSAAGLATAGLHPVVAVYATFLNRAFDQVLMDVALHRVGVTFVLDRAGVTGTDGASHNGMWDMSILQVVPGLRLAAPRDADQLRAQLREAVEVTDAPTVVRYSKGSVGPAVAALGRIGGMDVLRGSAEPLAPRAPVEGGHRADVLIVSVGALAPLCLEAAALLDAQGISSTVIDPRWVKPVDAALPGLAAEHRVVVTVEDNGRAGGVGSAIAQALRDAEVDLPLRDFGIPQEFLDHAKREEIMAEIGLTGPDIARQVTALVARLDQRSARVDA; this is encoded by the coding sequence GTGCCCCTGCTGACCCGCATTCGGGGACCGCGCGATCTCGACCGGCTCTCCCCGGGGCAGCTGGCTGCCCTGGCCGAGGAGATCCGGGGCTTCCTGATCGAGGAGGTCGCCAAGACCGGCGGACACCTGGGCCCCAACCTCGGGGTGGTCGAGCTGACCATCGCCCTGCACCGGGTCTTCGACTCCCCGCGCGAGCGGATCCTCTTCGACACCGGGCACCAGTCCTACGTGCACAAGCTGCTCACCGGCCGGCAGGACTTCAGCCGGCTGAAGATGAAGGGCGGCCTCTCCGGCTACCCGTCCCGGGCCGAGTCCGAGCACGACGTGATCGAGAACTCGCACGCCTCCACCGTGCTCGGTTACGCCGACGGCATCGCCAAGGCCAACCAGCTGCGCGGCCTGACCGACTGCCCGGTGGTCGCGGTCACCGGCGACGGCGCGCTGACCGGCGGCATGGCCTGGGAGGCGCTGAACAACATCGCCGACGGCAGGGACCGCCCGGTGGTGATCGTGGTCAACGACAACGAGCGCTCCTACTCGCCGACCATCGGCGGCCTGGCCAACCACCTCACCACGCTGCGCACCACCCAGGGCTACGAGCGCTTCCTCACCTGGGGCCGCGACACCCTGCAGCGCACCCCGGTGCTCGGCCAGCCGCTGGCCGGCGCGCTGCACGGCGCCAAGAAGGGCCTGAAGGACTTCATCGCGCCGCAGGGCATGTTCGAGGACCTGGGCCTGAAGTACCTCGGCCCGATCGACGGCCACGACATCACCGCCCTGGAGTCCGCGCTGCGCAAGGCCCGCGGCTTCGGCGGCCCGGTGATCGTGCACTGCATCACCGAGAAGGGCCGCGGCTACCACGCCGCGCTGCAGAACGACGAGGACCGCTTCCACGCGGTCGGCGTGATCGACCCGGACACCGGCCGGCCGGTGAAGAGCTCCAGCAAGGACTGGACCTCGGTGTTCGGCGAGGAGATGGTGGCGCTGGGCCGCGAGCGCGAGGACATCGTGGCGATCACCGCCGCGATGCTGCACCCGGTGGGCCTGGCCGACTTCGCCAAGGCCTTCCCGAAGCGCACCTTCGACGTCGGCATCGCCGAGCAGCACGCGGCCGTCTCGGCGGCGGGCCTGGCCACCGCCGGCCTGCACCCGGTGGTCGCGGTCTACGCGACCTTCCTCAACCGGGCCTTCGACCAGGTGCTGATGGACGTGGCCCTGCACCGGGTCGGCGTCACCTTCGTGCTGGACCGCGCCGGGGTCACCGGCACCGACGGCGCCTCGCACAACGGCATGTGGGACATGTCGATCCTGCAAGTGGTGCCCGGCCTGCGGCTGGCCGCCCCGCGGGACGCCGACCAGCTGCGCGCGCAGCTGCGCGAGGCGGTCGAGGTGACCGACGCGCCGACCGTGGTGCGCTACTCCAAGGGCTCGGTCGGCCCGGCGGTCGCCGCGCTCGGCCGGATCGGCGGGATGGACGTGCTGCGCGGCAGCGCCGAGCCCCTCGCCCCGCGGGCCCCGGTCGAGGGCGGGCACCGGGCGGACGTGCTGATCGTCTCGGTCGGCGCGCTGGCCCCGCTCTGCCTGGAGGCCGCCGCGCTGCTGGACGCCCAGGGGATCAGTTCCACCGTGATCGACCCGCGCTGGGTCAAGCCGGTGGACGCCGCACTGCCCGGCCTGGCCGCCGAGCACCGGGTGGTCGTCACGGTCGAGGACAACGGGCGGGCCGGCGGCGTCGGCTCGGCGATCGCGCAGGCGCTGCGGGACGCCGAGGTGGACCTGCCGCTGCGCGACTTCGGCATCCCGCAGGAGTTCCTGGACCACGCCAAGCGCGAGGAGATCATGGCCGAGATCGGGCTCACCGGCCCGGACATCGCCCGCCAGGTCACCGCGCTGGTCGCCCGCCTCGACCAGCGGTCCGCACGGGTCGACGCCTGA
- a CDS encoding sugar ABC transporter substrate-binding protein, which produces MNAMMRRVVVGTAAVSMALTLAACGKAGSSSSNSASSGDNKTIGLLLPENSSSVRYESFDKPLITAKVKDLCADCTVKYNNANGDAATQKQQFDTLVSQGVKVILLDAVDATGTASWVTQAQAKGVKVIAYDRLATGPVAAYISFDNEKVGELQGQALIDAITANGGDPKTSNIVMINGDDADPNAGQFKAGAHKVLDTGVGKVVYEQSGEWKPTVASQKMGAAITALGKTGFQAVYSANDGMAAAIITALKAQGINNMPVGGQDAASDAIQRILTGDQAYTIYKAYKPEAEGAATVAVDLLHGVDVTGTATSTTPSGGQNIPSLLLTPVVVTKKNIESTVIADGLYKASDICTAQYADACKAANIQ; this is translated from the coding sequence ATGAACGCAATGATGCGTCGCGTCGTCGTCGGAACCGCTGCGGTCTCGATGGCCCTCACCTTGGCCGCGTGCGGCAAGGCGGGTAGCAGCAGCTCGAACTCCGCGAGCTCGGGCGACAACAAGACCATCGGCCTGCTCCTCCCCGAGAACTCCTCGTCGGTCCGCTACGAGTCCTTCGACAAGCCGCTGATCACGGCCAAGGTGAAGGACCTCTGCGCCGACTGCACCGTCAAGTACAACAACGCCAACGGTGACGCGGCGACCCAGAAGCAGCAGTTCGACACCCTGGTCTCGCAGGGCGTCAAGGTGATCCTGCTGGACGCGGTCGACGCCACCGGTACCGCCTCCTGGGTCACCCAGGCGCAGGCGAAGGGCGTCAAGGTCATCGCGTACGACCGGCTGGCCACCGGCCCCGTCGCCGCGTACATCTCCTTCGACAACGAGAAGGTCGGCGAGCTGCAGGGCCAGGCGCTGATCGACGCGATCACCGCGAACGGCGGCGACCCCAAGACCTCGAACATCGTCATGATCAACGGTGACGACGCCGACCCGAACGCGGGTCAGTTCAAGGCCGGCGCCCACAAGGTGCTCGACACCGGTGTCGGCAAGGTCGTCTACGAGCAGTCCGGCGAGTGGAAGCCCACCGTCGCCAGCCAGAAGATGGGTGCCGCGATCACCGCGCTCGGCAAGACCGGCTTCCAGGCCGTCTACTCCGCCAACGACGGCATGGCCGCCGCCATCATCACCGCGCTGAAGGCCCAGGGCATCAACAACATGCCGGTCGGCGGCCAGGACGCGGCCTCCGACGCCATCCAGCGGATCCTGACCGGCGACCAGGCCTACACCATCTACAAGGCCTACAAGCCGGAGGCCGAGGGCGCCGCCACCGTCGCCGTCGACCTGCTGCACGGCGTGGACGTGACCGGCACCGCCACCTCGACCACCCCGAGCGGCGGCCAGAACATCCCCTCGCTGCTGCTGACCCCGGTCGTGGTGACCAAGAAGAACATCGAGTCCACCGTGATCGCCGACGGCCTCTACAAGGCCTCGGACATCTGCACCGCCCAGTACGCCGACGCCTGCAAGGCCGCGAACATCCAGTAG
- a CDS encoding sugar ABC transporter permease, translating to MTQTTSDSAAPIPAADPRLLVREQGFAGYLGEFKRKLRSGDLGSIPVVLGLILIATIFQVITGNFLTAGNLSNITLYIAGPGLISVGIVFVLLLGEIDLSLGSVAGVSAAVSAVLSIQHGVNEYLAAILAVLAALAIGALHGFFFAKIGVPAFVVTLAGLLAWSGLQGYVMGNTGTLNNIPNGFIAHLDNYFFADVAAAYALAAISVAGYLAAALLGARSRREAGLPARPVSEIALRAAVLAVLAFGAAYTLNQDRGLPLALVVFLGVVVATDFVLRRTSYGRKVFAVGGGVEAARRAGINVARVRISVFMISAGLAAVGGLFIASQAGFADKQLGSGNVLMNSIAAAVIGGTSLFGGRGKTWSALLGMLVIQSIVTGLDLQGISQSIQYMITGAVLLAAVVLDSVSRRTQKSSGRG from the coding sequence GTGACCCAGACGACCTCCGACAGCGCGGCGCCCATCCCCGCCGCGGACCCCCGCCTGCTGGTCCGCGAGCAGGGCTTCGCCGGCTACCTCGGCGAGTTCAAGCGCAAGCTGCGCTCCGGCGACCTCGGTTCGATACCGGTGGTGCTCGGACTGATCCTGATCGCCACCATCTTCCAGGTGATCACCGGCAACTTCCTGACCGCCGGCAACCTCTCCAACATCACCCTCTACATCGCCGGCCCCGGCCTGATCTCGGTCGGCATCGTCTTCGTGCTGCTGCTCGGCGAGATCGACCTCTCGCTCGGCTCGGTGGCCGGCGTCTCGGCCGCGGTCTCCGCGGTGCTCTCCATCCAGCACGGCGTCAACGAGTACCTGGCGGCGATCCTGGCCGTGCTGGCCGCGCTGGCCATCGGCGCGCTGCACGGCTTCTTCTTCGCCAAGATCGGCGTGCCCGCCTTCGTCGTGACGCTGGCCGGCCTGCTCGCCTGGAGCGGCCTGCAGGGCTACGTGATGGGCAACACCGGGACGCTCAACAACATCCCGAACGGCTTCATCGCCCACCTGGACAACTACTTCTTCGCCGACGTCGCCGCCGCCTACGCGCTGGCCGCGATCAGCGTGGCCGGCTACCTGGCCGCCGCGCTGCTGGGCGCCAGGAGCCGCCGCGAGGCCGGCCTGCCCGCCCGGCCGGTCAGCGAGATCGCGCTGCGCGCCGCGGTGCTGGCGGTGCTGGCCTTCGGCGCCGCCTACACCCTCAACCAGGACCGCGGCCTGCCGCTGGCGCTGGTGGTCTTCCTCGGTGTGGTCGTCGCCACCGACTTCGTGCTGCGCCGCACCTCCTACGGCCGCAAGGTCTTCGCGGTCGGCGGTGGCGTGGAGGCGGCCCGCCGGGCCGGCATCAACGTGGCCCGGGTGCGGATCTCGGTCTTCATGATCTCGGCCGGTCTGGCCGCGGTCGGCGGTCTCTTCATCGCCTCGCAGGCCGGGTTCGCGGACAAGCAGCTGGGCAGCGGCAACGTGCTGATGAACTCGATCGCGGCGGCCGTCATCGGCGGCACCAGCCTCTTCGGCGGCCGCGGCAAGACCTGGTCGGCGCTGCTCGGCATGCTGGTGATCCAGTCCATCGTCACCGGCCTGGACCTGCAGGGCATCAGCCAGTCCATCCAGTACATGATCACCGGTGCGGTGCTGCTGGCCGCGGTGGTGCTGGACTCCGTCTCCCGCCGGACCCAGAAGTCCTCCGGCCGCGGCTGA
- a CDS encoding SPW repeat protein, which produces MADVSHRTGDLSTHPDISEMRTRYARVMDGPRGVAVDGLVVLAGLYLAISPYVVHFSAASHELTICNLILGIGIAALGLGLTLAPARMFGLTWAMAATGVFLIISPWVVTVGHTATRGMIWNQVIVGGLTCLLAFSAAGLVMGRRR; this is translated from the coding sequence ATGGCCGACGTCTCACATCGAACCGGTGACCTCTCGACGCACCCGGACATCTCGGAGATGCGGACCCGGTACGCACGCGTGATGGACGGGCCCCGAGGAGTCGCGGTCGACGGGCTGGTCGTGCTCGCCGGGCTCTACCTGGCCATCTCGCCCTACGTGGTGCACTTCAGCGCCGCCAGCCACGAGCTGACGATCTGCAACCTGATCCTCGGGATCGGGATCGCCGCGCTCGGGCTCGGCCTCACCCTCGCGCCGGCCCGGATGTTCGGGCTGACCTGGGCGATGGCCGCGACCGGCGTCTTCCTGATCATCTCCCCCTGGGTGGTGACCGTGGGGCACACGGCGACCCGGGGCATGATCTGGAACCAGGTGATCGTCGGTGGCCTGACCTGCCTGCTCGCCTTCTCGGCGGCGGGCCTGGTGATGGGCCGCCGGCGCTGA
- a CDS encoding ROK family transcriptional regulator yields MDTPGSQSSLHRANLERVLRAVRMAGSLTQAEIARATGLSAATVSNIVRELKEGGTVVVADTSSGGRRARSVSLSGDAGIVVGVDFGHSHLRVAVGNLAHRVLAEESEPMNVDVSAEQGFARAEALVARLLTQAGFRADKVIGVGLGVPGPIDVETGALGSTAILPGWTGIAPGRELAQRLGMEVYVDNDANLGALGELVWGAGRGLGDLAYIKVASGVGAGLVINGQIYRGPGGTAGEIGHITLDESGPVCRCGNRGCLETFVGSRYLLNLLNASHDRELNLSEVVQLAQQGDLGCRRVIADAGRQIGTGVATLCNLLNPRRVILGGDLAEAGELVLSPIRDSVARYAIPSAARQLSIVPGTLGGRAEVLGALALVMSEMGETGAIGHGVAVGSRRA; encoded by the coding sequence ATGGATACGCCGGGTTCGCAGTCCTCGCTGCACCGGGCCAATCTCGAACGGGTGCTGCGCGCGGTGCGGATGGCGGGCTCGCTCACCCAGGCCGAGATCGCCCGGGCCACCGGGCTCTCGGCGGCGACGGTCTCCAACATCGTGCGCGAGCTCAAGGAGGGCGGCACGGTGGTGGTGGCCGACACCTCCTCCGGCGGGCGCCGGGCCCGCAGCGTCTCGCTCAGCGGGGACGCCGGGATCGTGGTCGGCGTCGACTTCGGCCACTCCCACCTGCGGGTGGCGGTGGGCAACCTGGCGCACCGGGTGCTCGCCGAGGAGAGCGAGCCGATGAACGTGGACGTCTCCGCCGAGCAGGGCTTCGCCCGGGCCGAGGCCCTGGTGGCGCGGTTGCTGACGCAGGCCGGGTTCCGGGCCGACAAGGTGATCGGGGTGGGGCTGGGGGTGCCGGGCCCGATCGACGTGGAGACCGGCGCGCTCGGCTCCACCGCGATCCTGCCGGGCTGGACCGGCATCGCGCCGGGCCGCGAGCTGGCCCAGCGGCTGGGCATGGAGGTGTACGTCGACAACGACGCCAACCTCGGCGCGCTCGGCGAGCTGGTCTGGGGCGCGGGGCGGGGGCTGGGCGACCTGGCGTACATCAAGGTGGCCAGCGGGGTGGGGGCCGGACTGGTGATCAACGGCCAGATCTACCGGGGCCCCGGTGGCACGGCCGGCGAGATCGGGCACATCACGCTGGACGAGTCCGGGCCGGTCTGCCGCTGCGGCAACCGGGGCTGCCTGGAGACCTTCGTCGGCTCCCGCTACCTGCTCAACCTCTTGAACGCGAGTCACGACCGGGAGCTGAACCTCTCCGAGGTGGTCCAGCTGGCCCAGCAGGGCGACCTCGGCTGCCGCCGGGTGATCGCGGACGCCGGCCGGCAGATCGGGACCGGGGTGGCGACCCTGTGCAACCTGCTCAACCCGCGCCGGGTGATCCTCGGCGGCGACCTCGCCGAGGCCGGTGAGCTGGTGCTTTCCCCGATCCGGGACTCGGTGGCCCGGTATGCGATCCCCTCCGCCGCACGTCAGCTCTCCATCGTGCCGGGCACGCTGGGTGGCCGGGCCGAAGTCCTGGGCGCGCTGGCCCTGGTGATGAGTGAGATGGGTGAAACCGGCGCAATCGGACACGGCGTGGCGGTGGGGAGCCGGCGCGCCTGA